The stretch of DNA CATATCGTGGCACTGTACTTCGAACTGGTACCGGAAAAATATAAAGAGAAAACCGTTCAGGGGCTTTTGAGACTTCTGAAAAAAGAGAACGATCATCTTGTAACCGGATTTGTGGGAACTCCGTATTTCTGCCACGCATTAAGCCAGAACGGACATGTAAAAGAAGCTTACGACTTGCTTCTGAAAGATGATTTCCCATCATGGCTGTATCAGGTAAAAATGGGCGCAACTACAGTCTGGGAGCACTGGGATGGCCTGAAGCCGGACGGAACCATGTGGAGTGCAGATATGAACTCCTTCAATCACTATGCTTACGGTTCTATCGGAGAGTGGCTGGTTCGTGTGATGGCAGGCCTTGAGGTGGATGAGAAGGAACCTGGATACAAACATGCAGTAATCTATCCGAGAATGGGTGGAAACCTGGACTATGTAAAGGCTGAGTATCGTTCTGTATACGGACCGGTAAGAAGCTTCTGGGAAGAAAAACCGGGAGAGACGGTTCTGCATGTTTCCATACCTGCAAATACAACTGCAACTATCTGCCTGGACGGTGCAAAGGTAGTGAAAGCCGCAGATGGACTTAACTTCACAGCCGCAGACGGATTTATGCAGGCAGAGACCGGATCCGGAGATTATGAGATCCATTTTGTGAGATAAGAAAAAAGAGAGGTATTTTTTAGAAAAGGCGGCTGCCAGGCCTATCCGGAAGATAGGCTGTGGGCAGCTGCCTTTTTTGACCAGAGCAGGAGGCAGAGAGAAGATTTAAAATTCCGGGAAATACAGTAGAATTCGTCAGAGACCTTCGGTATAATAAATACAGAGTGTTTACAGAACTACAGAATGAACAAAAGAAGGGATGTGGCAGAATGATCGACATTGCACATGCAAAACAGGAATTCGAAAAATATCTGGATGAGTACGACCGGGAGGATGAACAGATCTATCTGAAGATCGTACATACCTATGGAGTGGTGAAATACGCAGGAGAGATCGCCAGAAAAATGGAATGTTCCGATGAAGATGTGGAACTTGCGGAGCTGATCGGTCTGCTTCATGATATTGGCCGTTTTGAGCAGATCCGTAGATTTCACAGCTTTGAGCCGGGGACCATGGATCATGCAGTGTTCGGTGCAGAACTTCTTTTCGGGGAGGAGAAGCTGATCCGGCGCTTCGTGAAGGATGATAAATTTGATGAACTGATCGATGCAGCAATTCGGAAACACAGTGATTTCAAACTGGAAGGAATCCACGATGCCAGAACACTTTTCCATGCAAAATTGATCCGTGATGCCGATAAGCTGGATAATTGCCGGGTGAAGCTGGAGGCGTCAATAGAAGCCATGCTTGGTGTATCAGAAGAGACTGCTGGGGAAGGGCTGATCTCACCGGCAGTGTGGGAATCCTGTCTCAGAAGAGAATCCGTGTTATCCTCAGACAGACATGTGCCGGTGGATTACTGGGTATCTTATCTTGCTCAGTATTATGATATTAATTTTCCTGAGACCTGTGAGATCATCGAAGAAGAGGATTATATCACCAGGATCGCAGGCCGGCTGACTTACCGGGAGCAGGATACCAGAACTAAGATTCATATTCTCACAGAAGATCTGAACAGATATCTGGAGATGCCGGCTGTGTCTGTGAAGGAATAGGATCATAGCAGTTACTGTTCACAGGTAATGTCCCGCGAGGTGTTTTTTGTGAGCGAAGATCACAGAAAACCCGAGACATACCGCGCGAATTTATGCGATTAGCATAAATTCTGTGCATCGCGAAGCGTGTTACTGAGAACGGAGTGAGCAGTAACTCATAGCAGAAAGACTTGTTATATTTTTTTGTTTGGGGTTGACTTTGAGGCGGTTTTCACCTAAAATATATCAGAGATACGGCGATGATGAGAATAGTACACAGGGAATTATCTCAGAGAGGGATCTACTTTGGTGGAAGGATCCTGTGCGTGAACTGTGGAACCGGCCTCGGAGCTCTGCGTGATTGAAGCGTGGCGTGTGTTTCCGGCGTTAACGGGTGTTGAGAGAACAGCTTTTCTGGCTGTTAACTGGGGTGGTACCGCCGAAGTCATTCGGTCCCTTGTGAGGGATCCGGAGGGCTTATTTTTTTGTCCGTAAAACGGGACTGTAAATGCAGTGTACGGTTTATGGGACAGAAGAGCGAGCCGGAAGGATTCCGGATTGCTGTGGCTGCCTGACAGCCGGCAATATGTAACAGATCACAAGAAAAAGGAGATTTATCATGGCAAAAGAAAAGAAATTAGTACAGGCCATCACATCTATGGATGAGGATTTTGCTCAGTGGTATACAGACGTTGTTAAGAAGGCTGAGCTTTGTGGCTATACAAGTGTTAAGGGCTGTATGGCGATCAAACCTGCAGGTTATGCGATCTGGGAGAATATCCAGCATGAGCTTGACCGCAGATTCAAAGAGACCGGTGTAGAGAATGTTTACATGCCGATCTTTATTCCAGAGTCTCTTCTTGATAAAGAGAAAGATCATGTAGAAGGTTTTGCTCCGGAGGTTGCATGGGTGACTCATGGCGGCCTTGATCCGCTGCAGGAGAGACTTTGCGTGCGTCCGACTTCTGAGACTCTGTTCTGCGATTTCTACCAGAAAGAGATCCAGTCCCACAGAGATCTTCCAAAGGTATATAATCAGTGGTGTTCCGTTGTACGCTGGGAGAAGACAACACGTCCCTTCCTTCGTTCCAGAGAGTTTCTGTGGCAGGAGGGACATACTGCTCACGCAACAGCTGAGGAAGCGGAGCAGCGTACCATCCAGATGCTGAACATCTATGCAGACTTCTGCGAGGAAGTTCTTGCGATTCCGGTCATCAAAGGCCAGAAGACAGATAAAGAGAAATTTGCAGGTGCTGAGGCTACTTACACCATCGAATCTCTGATGCACGACGGTAAGGCTCTCCAGTCCGGTACAAGCCATAACTTCGGAGATGGCTTTGCCAAAGCATTCGGAATCCAGTACACAGATAAAGATAACACACTGAAATATGTTCACCAGACATCCTGGGGAATGACAACCCGTATGATCGGTGCTATCATCATGGTTCACGGTGATAACAGCGGACTTGTTCTTCCTCCGAGGATCGCTCCGGTACAGACTGTGATCATCCCGATCCAGCAGCGTAAAGAGGGCGTTATGGAGAAGGCTGACGAGCTTCTTGCAGCACTGAAGGCAGCAGGTATCCGTGCAAAGGTTGATGCGACAGACAAGAGCCCGGGATTCAAGTTTGCTGAGCAGGAGATGCGTGGTATCCCGCTTCGTGTGGAATGTGGACCGAAGGATATCGAGAACGGCCAGGCAGTTCTCTGCAGAAGAGATACCCGTGAGAAATACACAGTATCCTTCGAGGAGCTTGCAGATAAGGTAAAAGAGCTTCTGGATACCATTCAGCATGATATGCTGGAGCGCGCACGTGCACACAGAGAGGCGCATACTTATGTAGCAAAGAATTATGAGGAGTTTGGCGAGATCATCAACAGCAAGCCTGGCTTTATCAAAGCTATGTGGTGTGGAGATCGTGCATGTGAGGACAAGATCAAGGAAGATTTCCAGGCAACATCCAGATGTATGCCGTTTGAGCAGGAGCAGTTAAGCGACGTTTGCGTATGCTGTGGAAAACCGGCTAAGAAGATGGTTTACTGGGGACGCGCATACTAAAAAATATAGCAGGCCACTTCAAAAAAAGTGGGACGATCATATTGTAGAAACAATGGCGGGGCAAAATATGCTCCGCTGTTTTTATGAATCTATGTTATAATAGCGTTAAGGAAAACATATCAGAATATTATTCGGCTGCTGACATGGAGCTAACACAGCGAAATGTAAACGTGTTTTGAACGCAGATCGCGAAGCGACTGCGTTCATGAGCAAGTAGCGAAGCGGATTGCGAATGTCCGCTTTACCGGACAGCAGCGATCATCAAGAGGAGTTATTATGACGATTAACATACCACAAAAAGCAGAACAGATCCTGCGTACTCTCAATGAAGCCGGCTATGAGGCATATGTTGTTGGCGGCTGTGTCCGGGATTCCATCCTGAACCGGGTGCCTGGGGACTGGGATATCACTACCTCCGCACTTCCGGAGCAGGTGAAGGCGCTTTTTCACAGAACTGTAGATACGGGGATTCAGCATGGAACAGTAACTGTAATGATGGGCAAAGAGGGCTTTGAGGTGACAACCTACCGTGTAGACGGAGAATATCATGACGGCCGCCACCCGGATGCTGTGACCTTTACCAGAAGTCTTGAGGAAGATCTGAAACGAAGAGATTTTACCATTAACGCCATGGCTTATCATCCGGGGCATGGACTGGTGGATCTGTTTGGCGGAATGGAGGATATCAATAGGAAGATCATCCGTTGTGTCGGGGATCCGGTGGAACGTTTTACAGAGGATGCTCTTCGGATGCTCCGTGCAGTGCGTTTTTCCGCACAGCTTGGTTTTACTGTGGAGGAGAATACGAAAGCGGCACTGGCGCGGATGTCGGGGAACCTGGAGCATGTCAGTGCAGAGCGTATCCAGACAGAGCTTGTAAAGCTTCTGGTATCCGATCATCCGGATTACCTCCGGACAGCCTGGGAGACAGGCCTTACCCGGGAATTTCTTCCGGAATTTGATGCCTGTATGGAAACAGCGCAGAATACCCCCCATCACTGCTGCAGCGTAGGCGAGCACATCCTGAAAAGCCTTACGGAGATCGAGAATGACAGGCTTCTTCGTATCACCATGCTTCTTCATGACATTGCCAAGCCGGTTGTAAAAAAGACAGATGAGAATGGAAGAGACCACTTTAAGACTCACGGACCGGCAGGCGAAAAGCTGGCAGGAAAGATCCTGCGCCGTCTGAAATTTGATAATGTAACGATCCGAAATACCTGTCGTCTGATCCGGTATCATGATCTTCGTCCCACTCCGGACGCCGAGGATGTGCGGAGAGCTGTGAATCTTATCGGAGAAGAGCTTTTTCCGCTGTATCTGAAAGTGCAGAAGGCAGATCTTTTATCCCAGAGTACTTACAAGAGGGAGGAGAAGCTGGCACGGTTAGGCGGTGTGACGGAAGCTTATCAGGGGATCCTTGAAAGAGGAGAATGTACATCCCTGAAAACCCTGGCAGTTTCCGGAAAGGATCTTATAAAGGCAGGACATCCGGCCGGACCGGCACTGGGAGCGCTGCTCGAAAGACTTCTTGACTGTGTGCTGAAAGATCCAACCCTTAATACAAAAGAAAAACTTCTTGAAACAGCAGAAAAAGACAGCATAAAAACCGAATAGAATAACAAAAATCCCCCCTGCATAAGATAGAACGTAAAATAAGGCAGGGGGGAACTTTTTTGTATGATTATGGTTTGAGCGTGCTGGAGCAGTATGAGCTTACGGCTTCATTCTCCGTCAGGGTGCGGGGGGCACTTCTGTGCCGGACAGAAAAAGGTCCGGTGATACTCCGGGAATTTCATGGCTCGGAAAAAAAGCTTTCCATGCAGCAGCAGCTTCTTGAAAAAATGAAGGAACAGAACTGTCTTGTGGACGCCTATCTCAGAAACAGGGAAGGTGTACTGGTAAGCAGGGACAAAGATTCTGTTCCATATACTGCACAGGTCTGGTTTGAGGGACGAGAATGTGACACGAGATCCGAAAACGATATTTTAAAAAGCATCCGGACTCTGGCACAGATCCACAAGATCATGCAGCTTCCTGTGGAAATGGATTACGCGGGAAGAAATCTGCAGGAAGAATATATCCGGCATAATCAGGAAATGAAAAAAATACGCCGTTTTATCCGAAAAAAAGGAGCGGTCAATTCTTTTGAGAAAGATTATCTGAAAAGCGTGGAATGGTTTCTGCAAAAAGGAGAAGAAGCGGCAGCTATGCTGGAAACCACGGATTATAAAAATCTGCGGCAGCAGTCTCTTCAAAGCGGCAGTATCTGTCATGGCGAATATAATCAGCATAATGTGCTGATGCTTGGGAAAAACACAGCGGTGACGAATTTCAGCCACTGGAGCTTTGATGTGCAGATGGCAGATCTGTACCGCTTTATGCGGAAAATCCTGGAGAAATACAGCTGGGATCTGCACCTCGCGCAGAAGATGCTTTCTGAATATGATTCCGTGCGGCCGCTCTCAGAGTCTGAGTGGCAGAACCTGAGAGTCCGGTTCTGTTATCCGGAAAAATACTGGAAACTGGCAAACCATTATTATACACATAACAAGGCTGTGATCTCCGGAAAAAATGTGGAAAAGCTGAGAACCCTGATTTATCAGAAAAAACAGTGGGAGGAATTTTCAAAACAGTGCTTCAGACAGTAATGATTCTGAATGTAACGAAAACAAAACTTCCCTTTTTCTGAAAATTGTTATATAATACTAAGTATCTTATATAAAGAAACAGGGAGGTATTTTGGAACATGGATTATAAAGAAATCTATAATCAGTGGCTTGAAAACCCATACTTTGATGAGGCGACAAAGGAAGAACTGAAAGCGATCAAAGACGACGAAAATGAGATCAAAGAGCGTTTTTATATGGATCTTGAGTTTGGTACGGCAGGCCTGCGTGGTATCATCGGCGCAGGTACCAACCGTATGAATATTTATGTGGTAAGAAGAGCGACCCAGGGGCTTGCCAACTATATTGCCAAGGTTGACAAGAAATCTCAGGGAGTTGCCATCGCATATGATTCCCGTCATATGTCACCGGAGTTTGCCCAGGAAGCAGCACTTTGCCTGGCAGCAAACGGAATCAAGGCTTATATCTTTGAGACACTTCGTCCGACACCGGAGCTTTCCTTTGCAGTACGTCATCTGGGCTGTGTGGCAGGTATCAACGTAACAGCCAGCCACAATCCTCCGGAATACAATGGATACAAGGTTTACTGGGAGGACGGCGCGCAGATCACACCACCTCATGATTCCGGTATCATGGGCGAGGTAAAGGCAATCTCCGACTGGAATACCGTAAAGACCATGGATAAGGAAGAAGCAGTAAAGGCAGGACTTTTCGAAGTGATCGGACAGGCTGTCGATGACGCTTACATGGAAGAGCTTAAGAAACAGATCATCCATATGGATGCGATCCAGGCAGAGGGCAAGAACCTGAAGATCGTTTACACACCTCTTCACGGAACCGGCAATATTCCGGCCAGAAGGATCCTTAAGGAGCTTGGATTTGAGAATGTATATGTAGTACCGGAGCAGGAGCTTCCGAATGGGGATTTCCCGACAGTCAGCTATCCGAACCCGGAGGCAGCAGAGGCATTTGAGCTTGGCCTGAAGCTTGCGAAGGAAGTGGATGCAGACATCGTACTTGCTACAGATCCGGATGCAGACCGTCTTGGCGTTCGCGTAAAGGACAAAAACGGAGAGTATCATGATCTTACGGGCAACATGTCCGGATGCCTTCTTGCAAACTATGAGCTGAGCCAGAGAAAGGCTGTAAACGGAAGCCTTCCGGAGGACGGAGCTCTTGTAAAGACTATCGTTACAACAAACCTGGCAGATGCTATTGCCAAGGGATACAACGTGAAGCTTATCGAAGTGCTTACCGGATTCAAATACATCGGACAGCAGATCCTCGGATTTGAGAACAGTGGCAAGGGTACATATCTTTTCGGATTTGAGGAGAGCTACGGCTGCCTGATCGGAACCTATGCAAGAGACAAGGATGCCATTGTTGCTACCATGGCACTTTGCGAAGCTGCTGCTTACTATAAGACACAGGGCAAGACTCTCTGGGATGCAATGATCGATATGTATGAGGAGTTCGGCTACTATAAGGATGCCATCCAGGCAGTTACCATGAAAGGTATCGAGGGACTTCAGAAGATCCAGGAGATCATGACAACACTTCGTCAGAATCCGCCTGCCGAGTTTGCCGGACATAAGGTGACTGCTGTACGTGACTACAAGCTGGACGAGATCACAGATCTTGCAACAGGTGAGAAGAAGCCGACAGGACTTCCGAATTCCAATGTTCTCTACTATGAGCTTACCGATGATGCATGGGTTTGCGTAAGACCGTCCGGAACAGAGCCTAAGGTTAAATTTTATTATGGCGTTAAGGGAACATCTCTTGCAGATGCAGACGAGAAATCCGATGCAATGGGCAAGGCTGTTCTTGAAATGGTTGATTCCATGAAATAATAAAATGGGTCACATTCCGCCTGTAATATGCGAAAAACCTTGACATTATAAGCCAAAAGCGGTATATATATAAAGCAAAGTCAAAAATAAGAGAACATCAATTATAGGAGGAAACACCATGAATAAAACAGAGTTAGTGGCAGCAATGGCGAAAGACACCAATCTTTCCAGAAAAGATGTAGAAGCTGTTCTGAAATCTTTTATCGATGTTGTAACAGACGAACTGAAAAAAGGCGAGAAGATTCAGCTGGTTGGATTTGGAACTTTCGAAGTAAGCACAAGAGCTGCAAGAGAGGGAAGAAATCCTCAGACTGGTGAGACCATGACGATCGAGGCTTCCAAGTCTCCGAAGTTCAAAGCAGGAAAAGCTTTAAAGGACGTTGTCAACGGCAAATAATCTGTTGGTTCAGAGTGATAACGGCAGGGGAAACCGGTTTTTGGTTTCCCCTGCTTTTTTAGGAGGAAAAATTATGCGTCTTGATAAATATCTGAAGGTATCCAGACTGATCAAACGCCGTACGGTGGCAAATGAAGCCTGCGATGCAGGAAGAGTTCTGGTCAATGACAAGCCGGCTAAGGCTTCTGTACAGGTAAAGACCGGTGACACTGTGGAGATTCAGTTTGGAAGCCGTAATGTAAAGGTTGAAGTCCTGGAAGTTAAGGAAACGGTAAAAAAAGATGAAGTGGAAAGCATGTTCCGCTATATCTGATGCAGGGACAGCTGCCGTTTGGGCGTGATGGTCTATTCCGGATGGATTTTTCATAAAATAAAAGAGAAATCATCCCCAGGGAGGTATGGATTGGACGAGAAGAGAACGGCAGCATTTCACAGTCTGATGCTGGAGCGGCAGAAAGGTGGCACCATAACGGGAATCCGGGAGGTGATCTCTTTCGATGAAAAAGAAATACTGCTGCATACAGAGGAAGGAAAGTTATCCATAAAAGGCGAAGGACTTCATGTAAAACATCTTGATCTGAAAAGCGGGCAGTTTAGCCTGGAGGGAAAAATCGACAGTCTTACCTATCTTGGCAGGAAAAAAGACAAAAAAGAAGGATCCCTTTTAAAAAGACTGTTCCATTAAAGCTAAAAAGACAGCAAACCGGTTGATATTTTTTTGAAGAAGTTGTAAAATCTGGATGTATAAGCTCGTAAAAGGTAAAGAGATCAGATCGTGTAAAAAAGGAGCAGCAGATTGAAAAATCCAAAAAAGGGAAAAGAAAAAAAACGGATCGGATATAATTATCTTGGCATGGCGGGGATCATGGTGATCGCACTGGTGTTGCTGGGAAGCCTTATGCTGCAGAGTAAGACTCTGGAACGGCGCAGGGATTATTATGATTCCAAAGCTACAGCACTGGAGAAGTCGATTGAAAGTGAGAAGGAACGTACCAAGGAGATCGAAGCAGAGAAAGAATATATGAAGACCGATGAATATGTGGAAGAGGCGGCTCGTGAGAAGCTGGGACTTGTGAAAGACAACGAGATCGTGTTTCAGGAAGAAAAATAGCTGAAAATCAAAGGTTTCGACGAAATTTTTTTTGA from Blautia sp. SC05B48 encodes:
- a CDS encoding HD domain-containing protein; translation: MIDIAHAKQEFEKYLDEYDREDEQIYLKIVHTYGVVKYAGEIARKMECSDEDVELAELIGLLHDIGRFEQIRRFHSFEPGTMDHAVFGAELLFGEEKLIRRFVKDDKFDELIDAAIRKHSDFKLEGIHDARTLFHAKLIRDADKLDNCRVKLEASIEAMLGVSEETAGEGLISPAVWESCLRRESVLSSDRHVPVDYWVSYLAQYYDINFPETCEIIEEEDYITRIAGRLTYREQDTRTKIHILTEDLNRYLEMPAVSVKE
- the proS gene encoding proline--tRNA ligase, producing the protein MAKEKKLVQAITSMDEDFAQWYTDVVKKAELCGYTSVKGCMAIKPAGYAIWENIQHELDRRFKETGVENVYMPIFIPESLLDKEKDHVEGFAPEVAWVTHGGLDPLQERLCVRPTSETLFCDFYQKEIQSHRDLPKVYNQWCSVVRWEKTTRPFLRSREFLWQEGHTAHATAEEAEQRTIQMLNIYADFCEEVLAIPVIKGQKTDKEKFAGAEATYTIESLMHDGKALQSGTSHNFGDGFAKAFGIQYTDKDNTLKYVHQTSWGMTTRMIGAIIMVHGDNSGLVLPPRIAPVQTVIIPIQQRKEGVMEKADELLAALKAAGIRAKVDATDKSPGFKFAEQEMRGIPLRVECGPKDIENGQAVLCRRDTREKYTVSFEELADKVKELLDTIQHDMLERARAHREAHTYVAKNYEEFGEIINSKPGFIKAMWCGDRACEDKIKEDFQATSRCMPFEQEQLSDVCVCCGKPAKKMVYWGRAY
- a CDS encoding CCA tRNA nucleotidyltransferase; protein product: MTINIPQKAEQILRTLNEAGYEAYVVGGCVRDSILNRVPGDWDITTSALPEQVKALFHRTVDTGIQHGTVTVMMGKEGFEVTTYRVDGEYHDGRHPDAVTFTRSLEEDLKRRDFTINAMAYHPGHGLVDLFGGMEDINRKIIRCVGDPVERFTEDALRMLRAVRFSAQLGFTVEENTKAALARMSGNLEHVSAERIQTELVKLLVSDHPDYLRTAWETGLTREFLPEFDACMETAQNTPHHCCSVGEHILKSLTEIENDRLLRITMLLHDIAKPVVKKTDENGRDHFKTHGPAGEKLAGKILRRLKFDNVTIRNTCRLIRYHDLRPTPDAEDVRRAVNLIGEELFPLYLKVQKADLLSQSTYKREEKLARLGGVTEAYQGILERGECTSLKTLAVSGKDLIKAGHPAGPALGALLERLLDCVLKDPTLNTKEKLLETAEKDSIKTE
- a CDS encoding phospho-sugar mutase — translated: MDYKEIYNQWLENPYFDEATKEELKAIKDDENEIKERFYMDLEFGTAGLRGIIGAGTNRMNIYVVRRATQGLANYIAKVDKKSQGVAIAYDSRHMSPEFAQEAALCLAANGIKAYIFETLRPTPELSFAVRHLGCVAGINVTASHNPPEYNGYKVYWEDGAQITPPHDSGIMGEVKAISDWNTVKTMDKEEAVKAGLFEVIGQAVDDAYMEELKKQIIHMDAIQAEGKNLKIVYTPLHGTGNIPARRILKELGFENVYVVPEQELPNGDFPTVSYPNPEAAEAFELGLKLAKEVDADIVLATDPDADRLGVRVKDKNGEYHDLTGNMSGCLLANYELSQRKAVNGSLPEDGALVKTIVTTNLADAIAKGYNVKLIEVLTGFKYIGQQILGFENSGKGTYLFGFEESYGCLIGTYARDKDAIVATMALCEAAAYYKTQGKTLWDAMIDMYEEFGYYKDAIQAVTMKGIEGLQKIQEIMTTLRQNPPAEFAGHKVTAVRDYKLDEITDLATGEKKPTGLPNSNVLYYELTDDAWVCVRPSGTEPKVKFYYGVKGTSLADADEKSDAMGKAVLEMVDSMK
- a CDS encoding HU family DNA-binding protein, encoding MNKTELVAAMAKDTNLSRKDVEAVLKSFIDVVTDELKKGEKIQLVGFGTFEVSTRAAREGRNPQTGETMTIEASKSPKFKAGKALKDVVNGK
- a CDS encoding RNA-binding S4 domain-containing protein, which produces MRLDKYLKVSRLIKRRTVANEACDAGRVLVNDKPAKASVQVKTGDTVEIQFGSRNVKVEVLEVKETVKKDEVESMFRYI
- the yabP gene encoding sporulation protein YabP, yielding MDEKRTAAFHSLMLERQKGGTITGIREVISFDEKEILLHTEEGKLSIKGEGLHVKHLDLKSGQFSLEGKIDSLTYLGRKKDKKEGSLLKRLFH
- a CDS encoding FtsB family cell division protein, yielding MKNPKKGKEKKRIGYNYLGMAGIMVIALVLLGSLMLQSKTLERRRDYYDSKATALEKSIESEKERTKEIEAEKEYMKTDEYVEEAAREKLGLVKDNEIVFQEEK